In Aegilops tauschii subsp. strangulata cultivar AL8/78 chromosome 3, Aet v6.0, whole genome shotgun sequence, one genomic interval encodes:
- the LOC109780710 gene encoding uncharacterized protein, which yields MTSMISTDDAAATSHVDAPVPVTTRDHGEAAGVAGKGAASAEEQEQAAARRDVFLLAGIRKLIKSFRSLSHIFELYKDEEEEDDDIQIGFPTDVEHVAHIGLDGSSSVASLRGMDGARELLSLSTNISLQQFEFAMASIAAHDDRSAAIAASP from the exons ATGACATCGATGATCAGCACGGACGATGCTGCTGCGACAAGCCATGTCGACGCTCCAGTTCCAG ttaCGACGAGGGATCACGGGGAGGCGGCGGGTGTCGCCGGCAAGGGCGCCGCGTCCGCGGAAGAGCAGGagcaggcggcggcgaggcgcgacGTCTTCCTGCTGGCCGGGATCAGGAAGCTCATCAAGAGCTTCAGGAGCCTGTCCCACATCTTCGAGCTGTAcaaggacgaggaggaggaggacgacgacatcCAGATCGGGTTCCCTACGGACGTGGAGCACGTGGCCCACATCGGGCTGGACGGCTCCAGCAGCGTCGCCAGCCTCAGGGGGATGGACGGGGCCAGGGAGCTCCTCTCCCTCTCCACCAACATCTCCCTCCAGCAGTTCGAGTTCGCCATGGCCTCCATCGCCGCGCATGACGACCGCAGCGCCGCCATAGCAGCTAGCCCGTAA